The window TTTGAAAAGCCCTACATCACGACGGATATTCTTGTAGGTTTTCCAGGCGAAACACAAGAGGACTTCCAGTACACTCTCGACGCTATTGAAAGGATAGGTTTTGATTTCGCATACATGTTCGCCTACTCAGAAAGACCGGGAACCAGGGCATGCGAGATGTCAGCTAAGGTCTCGCAAGAGGAAAGACAAGAACGCCTTTGCGTTCTTATCGAGCATGCAAACGCTATTGCCCGCAAGAAAGCTTCATGCCTTGTAGGCTCAGAAGAAGAAATATTCATAACCGCTCCTGCCCCGCGCGGCGACGGAGCCATGTTAGCAGGACTTCGTAACCACCGAAGCATTGTATTTAAACAAAAAGCCAGACCAGGTGAGCGTCTGCGCGCACGCATCGTGCGTCTGGAAGGCTTCACCCTTCTGGCGGAACCCTTGACCAAGGAGGTGGTATGAGAATTTTACTGTGGATTCTTGTGCTGCTTGCTGCAGCCGTGATGATTGTTATTTTCGCAGGATTCAACTCAGGAAACCCTTTAGCCAATCCGCCGGTCGCCCCGCTTATCGTGAACGTGAAATTCTTCGGCGACCTGAAGATACCGATTGTGCTCCTGGGTCTTATCTCTTTCGGAATTGGTGCAGCCACTTTCCTGCTTATTACGATAATCGAAGAGGTGGCGCTCAGAAGCAGGATACACAGGCTGAAAAAGAATATTGAGTCTATGCGCAAGGAGATTAACGCTCTGCGCAATCTTCCCCTTGCAGCCGAGATACTAACCAAGGATATTGAAAAGAAAGAGGAGGGCGAGAAATGAATCCCCTGTGGCTCATCCCGGCCGTAGTTTTCGTTGTTCTTGTAGTGATAGTATTGGTTTATGTGGCGAAAAGGCGCGCCGCACCTCCTGTAAACACATATCCTGACGCCTTGAAGGCGCTTCTAGACGGCAGGGAGCTTGAGGCCATGAGAAGGCTTCGCGACACAGTCATGCACGATACGGACAACGTGGACGCCTACATAAGACTAGGACGCCTTATCCGTGAAAAAGGGGATGCAGAGAAAGCCGCCAATATTCATCAGTCCCTTACTGTTAGACCTACTCTTAAAAGAGAAGACGAACTGAGGATATACGAGGAGTTGATTGAGGATTACTCGGCTATGGGCAGGACTGAGAAAACAGTAGACCTGCTTAAGGAAGTAATAGGCCTAGCGCATGAGAAGCTTCCTTATCTGAAAAGATTGCTTTCAATATTAGTCGCGCGCCAGCGAATGGATGAAGCCTTTGAAGTACTGCGGCGCTATGAGAAGAGCTTTGGCGATAAAAAGCAGGTTTCCTCCTGGTATGCAGAGGTCGCCCGGATTCAGCTGGAGAAGGATGACCCTAAAGCCCAGGAAAGCCTCAGAAATGCCCAGAGGCTTTCAAAAGATCACCCATACGTCATGATAGTTCAGTCAAGCCAGTACATGAAATCCGAACAGCCAGAAAAAGCCCGGCCTATTCTTGAGAAATTTGCCAAGCTTTACCCCGATGATGTCGAGCGGATACTTGACATCATAGAACAGGTATATTTCGAACTAGGCATTTACGAAAGGATTGTTCCCCTGTACGAAGGACTCATTAAAAAATATCCTGCAAAACACGAAATAAGACTCAGGCTCGCCAGACTGAAGGTCAAGGAGGGTGCCGAAGATGAAGCGTCTGTCCTTATCGATGCCGCGTTGTTCGAGAATCCTAATGACGTACCCTTTCTTATCGAAAAAATAAGTCTTTATCTTGCCGACAAGAAGCTTGATTCCGCAAAGGAAGTTTTCGAAAGGCTTGAAGAGATGCTTGCATCGCCTGCTTCGGTCTGCGCTGAGTGCGGCGAACTTCTTAATCCGTCATCCTGGTTCTGCATCAAGTGCGGGACCCCTGTCGAAGATCAATGATATTCCTGAGTCTTCTTATTGCGGGTGCGACTCTTAACGAAGGGCTTACCTCGGCTAAAAATGGAGACTACGAAAACGCTCGCAGGATTCTTTCATCCTTCACGCACGAGAAACCTTCAGATCCAGGCGTTGCACAGGCAAGATTATGGCTTGCAAGACTCGAACCAAATCCTGACACGGCGCGAGTGTTATATTTGATAGTGGTTTCAAACAATATGCAGACCGCCTATGCAGACAGCGCCCTGTTCGAGGCAGCTTCAATCGATTACGCCTACGGTCTTTATAAGCAGGCCGCCTCGGGATACAAGCAGCTTGTGGAGTACTTTTCTGCAAGCCCTCTCCTTGCAGAAAGCTTCTACTGGCTCGGTCTGTGTTATCTTGTTCTTGGTGACAAGTCATCTGCCGAAACAAGCTTCAAGAAGGCTCGTGATGCGGGGACCGGCGGCTTGTGGACCGCTCAGGCAAAAAAGGAACTTGAGTTGCTCGGCAGTTCGACTGCCTCAGCGAATCCGCCAGGCTCAGGAGACTATGCAGTTCAGGTCGGGTCATTCACTGAACAAAACCGAGCCGAAAAACTTCTTGCCGAGTATAAGTCTAAAGGCAGATCGGGCGAGATAAAACAGATAAATATCGCAGGAACAACATACTACAGGGTATGGCTTGGTCCTTTTTCATCGGAGTCCGATGCGAGAAACTATGCCGAAACGCTGAAGGCTCAGGGCGCAGCCGCAATGGTTGTCAAGCGATAATCAAATATTGAGCCTAGATTCAACACCCCTTCTTAAACAGTACCACGATATAAAAAGAAGATATCCCGACGCGCTGCTGTTCTTCAGGATGGGTGATTTTTACGAAATGATGTACGATGATGCAAAGACTGCCGCAACGATTCTGGGCATTGCCCTCACTTCGAGGCAGTACGGAAGCGCAGGAAAAATCCCGCTTGCCGGAGTTCCTGTTAAGAGTTATGAGCACTATCTGACCAAACTCGTCAAGGCTGGAATAAAGGTTGCGGTTTGCGATCAGACAGAACTTCCGGATTCCAAAAAGAAGCTTCTCGCGCGGGACGTAACTGAAGTCATCACTCCGGGAACAATAGCGACCGCAGAGATGCTTGATGCATCAAAAGGGAACTACCTTGGAGCCTTTATAAAGGACGGGAAACACGCGGGGCTTGCGTATGCGGACGTTTCTACCGGCGAGTTTGTTTGCGGCGAAGCGCTTGTAGAAGAGGTTGAAAGCCACCTGGCCAAGATAATTCCAAGCGAACTCATTCTTTCTTCGGACGAATCGTGGAGACCGGCGCTTTTTGAAACCAGCATCAGGACTGAAGAGAGTTACCTCTTTGACCCCGATATCTCAGCCTCAAGCGTACTAAGGCATTTCCGCGTCGCCGCTCTCGAAGGGCTTGGCCTTGAGTCAAAACCGCTTGCCCTTAGAGCGGCTGGCGCGGTTCTATCATATTTGAGGGAACAGAAGAAAAACATACTTCCGCACATCGAAACCTTAAGGGTTTTTGAAAGTTCAAGCTACCTGACTATAGATGAATTCACGCAGCGCAATCTTGAGCTTCTTGAGCGTCAGCGCGACCGTTCCAGTGAAGGCACTCTTTTCTCTATTCTCAACAAGACCTTGACTCCTGCCGGAACTAGGCTCCTTAAACGTTGGATAATATTCCCCTTGAGGTCAAGTTCTGGCATCGAAGCACGTCTGGAAGCTGTTGAGGAGCTGCTTGCGGAGAGGGAACTGGCCGAAGAGCTTGGGGACCTTCTCGTTGAAGTCGGAGATCCAGAAAGACTCGTTTCCAAAATAGCTACTGAAAAAGCAAATCCGAGGGAGGTCCTTCGCCTGGCTGCCATTCTCAGAATCGGTTCAGCCGTTAAGAAAAGCCTTCTCGACGCCCGGTCCAAAATGCTAAAGAAGATTGCCGCAAGAATAGAAGATTTCGATGAGCTTGCCGGGGGGATAGAAAAAACGATAATGGAGGATCCGGGACTTGCCTTGCTGGAGGGTGGAATAATCAAAAAAGGACTGAATCCAGAACTCGATGAATTAAGAGATCTGGCGCATAATGCGCGCGAGCATATAGCGAGACTCCAGTTAAAGGAACGCCAGTCGACCGGCATCGATAAGCTCAAGATTGGATACACGAGCGTGTTCGGCTACTATATAGAGATTCCGAGAAGTCTTTCGTCCAAAGCTCCATCTCACTACATACGCAAGCAGACTCTTGTAGGCGCCGAGCGTTTTTTTACACCCGAGCTAAAGGAACTCGAACAGAAGATACTTACGGCCGAGGAACGCTCAAGGCTCATCGAATATGAGATATTCCTCAGTTTCCGGTCAGAGTTGGCTTCTCATTCCCGTTCGTTCAAGGTTCTGGCTGAAGCGCTTGCCGAACTTGACGTCCTGCGTTCACTTTCAACAATCGCAGCCGAGAACAACTACACAAGACCCCAGATTCACGAGGGTGATGAAATAAGCATCTCAGGCTCAAGGCATCCGGTTGTGGAAAAGCTTCTTTCGGAGAAGTTCATTCCGAACGATGTCAGACTGGATACAGATGAAAATATGATTCTCCTTGTTACAGGTCCGAACATGGCCGGAAAATCGACGTATCTTCGTCAGGTCGCGCTAACCGTTATCATGGCGCAGATAGGTTCATTCGTACCCGCATCCAAGGCTAGAATCGGCATTGTTGACAAGATATTCACGAGAATCGGAGCCTCGGACGACCTTTCGCGCGGGGTATCTACCTTTCTTGCCGAGATGGCAGAAACCGCAAACATTCTGCGTTCGGCCAGTTCAAAGAGTCTCGTTATCCTCGACGAGATAGGCCGTGGAACATCCACATATGACGGCATGGCTATTGCATGGGCTGTAATAGAATACCTGCACAACTCGCCCGATCTGAGGCCCAAGACCCTTTTTGCCACGCACTATCACGAACTCACAGAACTCTCGTCCCATTTCAGGGGGCTTCGCAACGTCAGCTTCTCGGTGAAACGCACTCCTGAAGGCATCCTCTTCCTCCGCAAGCTGCGTTATGAGCCGTCCGACCAGAGCTACGGCATAGAGGTTGCACGGCTTGCCGGTCTTCCGAAGGCTGTTGTAGAACGCGCCCGGTTCCTTCTCGACCGTATCTATAAGGGCGAGACCGTTTCGATAGACGAGATACTTACGGAAAAGAAGCTTCAGCTTCGCTTGTTTACGGGCGCGATTCAGGATGAAATCGCAAAGGAACTCGCAGAGCTCGACCTAGATTCCCTTTCTCCAATCGAAGCGCTGCAGAAGCTAATCGCCTGGCAGGAGAAATTGAGCCAATCCCGGTAGAATTGCATCGCAATTCTACCGGAAAGCCGCTTTCCTTGTGTTGACTTGTTGTTCATCGGGTATGAGCAGTATATTCCGTTGCTTTTTGGCCGATATAGCGCGATCTTCGGAACTCTTCCTGCCTTCATATCACAGCATGGAATTTTACATTAGCTTCTGCAAGATAGCCTCGATTCTAGGCAAGGCATCCTTTGAAGCCTGCAGGGCTTTTTCCTTGTAGTTCTTCTTGATGATGCTTATCTTGCTTTTCTTTGAATCGCCTCCTTCATCAATCGTCTTAGCCCATATCCTGTTGACTTTGTCGTAGAAATTGTAGAGTCCGCCTATGGTTATCAATGCTTCGGTTACTTCCGGTAACGGGATTCTTCCAATTGAGGGAAGAATCGAACCGCCCAGCCTCGTAAACACAAGCTGTTCGCCGCCTGCACCTTTCCTTAGATCAGGCAGAATCTCGATATTGCTGCGTATCTCATCAGCCACGGCTTCGAGATAGCATCTTAGCTGGATGCGATTCCTGCCACGCTCGCTTCTTCGCTTCTGGCTTTCTA is drawn from bacterium and contains these coding sequences:
- a CDS encoding tetratricopeptide repeat protein; protein product: MNPLWLIPAVVFVVLVVIVLVYVAKRRAAPPVNTYPDALKALLDGRELEAMRRLRDTVMHDTDNVDAYIRLGRLIREKGDAEKAANIHQSLTVRPTLKREDELRIYEELIEDYSAMGRTEKTVDLLKEVIGLAHEKLPYLKRLLSILVARQRMDEAFEVLRRYEKSFGDKKQVSSWYAEVARIQLEKDDPKAQESLRNAQRLSKDHPYVMIVQSSQYMKSEQPEKARPILEKFAKLYPDDVERILDIIEQVYFELGIYERIVPLYEGLIKKYPAKHEIRLRLARLKVKEGAEDEASVLIDAALFENPNDVPFLIEKISLYLADKKLDSAKEVFERLEEMLASPASVCAECGELLNPSSWFCIKCGTPVEDQ
- the mutS gene encoding DNA mismatch repair protein MutS; this translates as MSLDSTPLLKQYHDIKRRYPDALLFFRMGDFYEMMYDDAKTAATILGIALTSRQYGSAGKIPLAGVPVKSYEHYLTKLVKAGIKVAVCDQTELPDSKKKLLARDVTEVITPGTIATAEMLDASKGNYLGAFIKDGKHAGLAYADVSTGEFVCGEALVEEVESHLAKIIPSELILSSDESWRPALFETSIRTEESYLFDPDISASSVLRHFRVAALEGLGLESKPLALRAAGAVLSYLREQKKNILPHIETLRVFESSSYLTIDEFTQRNLELLERQRDRSSEGTLFSILNKTLTPAGTRLLKRWIIFPLRSSSGIEARLEAVEELLAERELAEELGDLLVEVGDPERLVSKIATEKANPREVLRLAAILRIGSAVKKSLLDARSKMLKKIAARIEDFDELAGGIEKTIMEDPGLALLEGGIIKKGLNPELDELRDLAHNAREHIARLQLKERQSTGIDKLKIGYTSVFGYYIEIPRSLSSKAPSHYIRKQTLVGAERFFTPELKELEQKILTAEERSRLIEYEIFLSFRSELASHSRSFKVLAEALAELDVLRSLSTIAAENNYTRPQIHEGDEISISGSRHPVVEKLLSEKFIPNDVRLDTDENMILLVTGPNMAGKSTYLRQVALTVIMAQIGSFVPASKARIGIVDKIFTRIGASDDLSRGVSTFLAEMAETANILRSASSKSLVILDEIGRGTSTYDGMAIAWAVIEYLHNSPDLRPKTLFATHYHELTELSSHFRGLRNVSFSVKRTPEGILFLRKLRYEPSDQSYGIEVARLAGLPKAVVERARFLLDRIYKGETVSIDEILTEKKLQLRLFTGAIQDEIAKELAELDLDSLSPIEALQKLIAWQEKLSQSR
- a CDS encoding tetratricopeptide repeat protein: MIFLSLLIAGATLNEGLTSAKNGDYENARRILSSFTHEKPSDPGVAQARLWLARLEPNPDTARVLYLIVVSNNMQTAYADSALFEAASIDYAYGLYKQAASGYKQLVEYFSASPLLAESFYWLGLCYLVLGDKSSAETSFKKARDAGTGGLWTAQAKKELELLGSSTASANPPGSGDYAVQVGSFTEQNRAEKLLAEYKSKGRSGEIKQINIAGTTYYRVWLGPFSSESDARNYAETLKAQGAAAMVVKR
- a CDS encoding LapA family protein codes for the protein MRILLWILVLLAAAVMIVIFAGFNSGNPLANPPVAPLIVNVKFFGDLKIPIVLLGLISFGIGAATFLLITIIEEVALRSRIHRLKKNIESMRKEINALRNLPLAAEILTKDIEKKEEGEK